From the Kitasatospora viridis genome, one window contains:
- a CDS encoding methyltransferase domain-containing protein yields the protein MTNHQNQAAVYTHGHTDGVLRSHRSRTAANSAAYLLPELTAGQSLLDVGCGPGTITADLAQLVGPEGRVVALDTSAEVLAEAAAYAADRGIGNIDFEVADVFQLPYADGEFDVVHAHQVLQHLADPVGALREMRRVLAPGGVLAVRDADYAAMTWYPEVPELDRWLELYRASARANRGEPDAGRRLLAWARAAGFTEVTASSATWTYATPGERLWWGESWAERTTGSGLARTALAAGLADQAELDAIAQAWRGWSVEPDGWFAVLHGEVLARR from the coding sequence ATGACGAACCATCAGAACCAGGCGGCCGTCTACACCCACGGCCACACCGACGGCGTGCTGCGCTCCCACCGCAGCCGGACCGCGGCGAACTCGGCGGCCTACCTGCTGCCGGAGCTGACGGCGGGTCAGTCCCTGCTCGACGTGGGCTGCGGGCCGGGCACCATCACCGCCGACCTGGCCCAGCTGGTCGGCCCCGAGGGGCGGGTGGTCGCGCTGGACACCTCCGCCGAGGTGCTGGCCGAGGCCGCCGCGTACGCGGCCGACCGGGGGATCGGGAACATCGACTTCGAGGTCGCCGACGTCTTCCAGCTGCCCTACGCGGACGGCGAGTTCGACGTGGTGCACGCCCACCAGGTGCTGCAGCACCTGGCCGACCCGGTCGGCGCGCTGCGCGAGATGCGCCGGGTGCTGGCCCCGGGCGGGGTGCTGGCGGTCCGTGACGCGGACTACGCGGCGATGACCTGGTACCCCGAAGTCCCGGAGCTGGACCGCTGGTTGGAGCTGTACCGGGCGTCCGCCCGGGCCAACCGCGGGGAGCCGGACGCCGGGCGCCGGCTGCTGGCCTGGGCCCGTGCGGCGGGCTTCACCGAGGTCACCGCGAGCAGCGCCACCTGGACCTACGCCACCCCGGGCGAGCGGCTGTGGTGGGGCGAGTCCTGGGCCGAGCGCACCACCGGATCCGGGCTGGCCCGCACCGCGCTGGCCGCGGGCCTGGCCGATCAGGCCGAGCTGGACGCGATCGCGCAGGCCTGGCGCGGCTGGTCGGTCGAGCCGGACGGCTGGTTCGCCGTGCTGCACGGGGAGGTGCTGGCCCGGCGCTGA
- a CDS encoding septum formation family protein → MQEQQLGDEVQAAPEPDPEPAAVPESQSVAVPEPAHVPEPEPAPAAPGLDGFAVAALVCAVTVVLWPLALAFGAVARVRIRRRGGRGGALAVSGLLLSLLGVLTTVGLGLAQVLPAHPIALDAGPVFSLHAGDCFDRDGGRVRTRPCTTPHEGEMVGTTELTGDSFPTESQVHDQATPQCQGLAQDYAMDHWLLPAKLSVDFFYPSRAEWEGGRRTATCVLMDQGGGLTGPLRRDRSTLSADQYRYLRAMDAIDLESGRRPAGPVAGDPVGYREWAGTFAEVLRAQTGALRSGDWGAAVRGAAGAQADELDLRAAALERAAAAPGPDELAAAVAESDLHKAQDRQLAVRQLLRLATVHGQGGAAGGGGASQSV, encoded by the coding sequence GTGCAGGAACAGCAGCTGGGCGACGAGGTCCAGGCGGCACCGGAGCCGGACCCGGAGCCCGCGGCCGTGCCCGAGTCGCAGTCCGTGGCCGTGCCCGAGCCCGCTCATGTCCCCGAGCCCGAGCCCGCACCCGCCGCCCCCGGCCTCGACGGCTTCGCGGTCGCCGCGCTGGTCTGCGCGGTCACCGTCGTGCTCTGGCCGCTGGCGCTGGCGTTCGGCGCGGTCGCCCGGGTGCGGATCCGGCGCCGTGGCGGCCGCGGCGGCGCGCTGGCCGTGAGCGGCCTGCTGCTCTCCCTGCTCGGCGTGCTGACCACGGTCGGCCTGGGCCTGGCCCAGGTGCTGCCCGCCCACCCGATCGCCCTGGACGCCGGTCCGGTCTTCTCGCTGCACGCCGGCGACTGCTTCGACCGGGACGGCGGCCGGGTCCGCACCCGGCCCTGCACCACCCCGCACGAGGGCGAGATGGTCGGCACCACCGAGCTGACCGGCGACTCCTTCCCCACCGAGTCGCAGGTGCACGACCAGGCCACCCCGCAGTGCCAGGGCCTGGCGCAGGACTACGCGATGGACCACTGGCTGCTGCCCGCCAAGCTCTCGGTGGACTTCTTCTACCCGAGCCGCGCGGAGTGGGAGGGCGGCCGGCGCACCGCCACCTGCGTGCTGATGGACCAGGGCGGCGGGCTGACCGGCCCGCTGCGCCGGGACCGCTCGACCCTGAGCGCCGACCAGTACCGCTACCTGCGGGCGATGGACGCGATCGACCTGGAGTCGGGCCGCCGCCCGGCCGGCCCGGTGGCCGGCGACCCGGTGGGCTACCGCGAGTGGGCCGGCACCTTCGCCGAGGTGCTCCGGGCGCAGACCGGCGCGCTGCGCTCCGGCGACTGGGGCGCCGCGGTGCGGGGCGCCGCCGGCGCCCAGGCGGACGAGCTGGACCTGCGGGCGGCCGCGCTGGAGCGGGCGGCCGCGGCGCCCGGCCCCGACGAGCTGGCCGCCGCGGTGGCCGAGTCGGACCTGCACAAGGCGCAGGACCGTCAGCTGGCGGTGCGTCAACTGCTGCGGCTCGCGACGGTGCACGGGCAGGGCGGCGCGGCGGGCGGGGGCGGCGCCTCGCAGTCGGTCTGA
- a CDS encoding DMT family transporter, protein MTVQGSAIFSRSIAVGGTALAASAVFLFSFSFPATAWALEGFGPWSATGLRGLLAAVPAAVCLAVWRVPVPRRADWPGLLVVAGGCVVGFPLLTTFALRASSTAHSAVVIGLLPLATAACSALRTGARPPRAFWWAALAGAAAVLAFTLQQSAGRPTPADGCLLAALLICAAGYAEGGRLAGRMPGWQVIAWAVVAAAPVMALTCAIALPAEPVRLTAHGLLGLGYLATVSQFGAFVIWYRGMAAIGVPRASQLQLAQPLLTLCWAVLVLGEHTPPAAPLTALLVVGCIAVTQRIRS, encoded by the coding sequence ATGACAGTACAAGGTAGCGCTATCTTCAGCCGCTCGATAGCGGTCGGCGGGACCGCCCTGGCCGCGTCCGCCGTCTTCCTCTTCTCCTTCAGCTTCCCCGCGACCGCCTGGGCGCTGGAGGGCTTCGGCCCGTGGTCGGCCACGGGGCTGCGCGGACTGCTGGCCGCGGTCCCGGCCGCCGTCTGCCTGGCGGTGTGGCGGGTGCCGGTGCCCCGGCGGGCGGACTGGCCGGGGCTGCTCGTGGTGGCCGGCGGCTGCGTGGTGGGTTTCCCGCTGCTGACCACCTTCGCGCTGCGCGCCTCCTCGACCGCGCACTCCGCCGTGGTGATCGGGCTGCTGCCGCTGGCCACCGCCGCCTGTTCGGCGCTGCGCACCGGCGCCCGGCCGCCCCGGGCGTTCTGGTGGGCCGCGCTCGCCGGGGCGGCCGCGGTGCTGGCCTTCACGCTGCAGCAGAGCGCCGGCCGCCCGACCCCGGCGGACGGCTGCCTGCTCGCCGCGCTGCTGATCTGCGCGGCCGGCTACGCGGAGGGCGGGCGGCTGGCCGGGCGGATGCCCGGCTGGCAGGTGATCGCCTGGGCGGTCGTCGCCGCGGCCCCGGTCATGGCGCTGACCTGCGCGATCGCGCTGCCGGCCGAGCCGGTGCGGCTGACCGCGCACGGCCTGCTGGGGCTCGGCTACCTGGCCACGGTCTCGCAGTTCGGCGCCTTCGTGATCTGGTACCGGGGGATGGCCGCGATCGGGGTGCCGCGGGCCAGCCAGCTCCAGCTGGCCCAGCCGCTGCTCACGCTCTGCTGGGCCGTGCTGGTGCTGGGGGAGCACACTCCGCCGGCCGCGCCGCTGACCGCCCTGCTGGTGGTCGGCTGCATCGCCGTCACCCAGCGCATCAGGAGCTGA
- a CDS encoding Txe/YoeB family addiction module toxin, giving the protein MKLVFSSRAWEDYLWWQLQDRKILRRINTLIADVARNGNEGIGKPEPLKHGFQGYWSRRINDEHRLIHKVTDDSVLIAQCRYHYES; this is encoded by the coding sequence GTGAAGCTCGTCTTCTCCTCCCGGGCCTGGGAGGACTACCTGTGGTGGCAGCTCCAGGACCGCAAGATCCTCAGGCGCATCAACACACTCATCGCCGACGTGGCACGCAACGGCAACGAAGGCATCGGCAAGCCCGAACCCCTCAAACACGGCTTCCAGGGGTACTGGTCACGCCGGATCAACGACGAGCACCGGCTCATCCACAAAGTCACCGACGATTCCGTCCTGATCGCCCAGTGCCGCTACCACTACGAGAGCTGA
- a CDS encoding DUF6542 domain-containing protein, producing MEQSIRTQPPGPRRRPPAAGRGREAAVPGPAAPRDGGAARPTRLRPAGPAPLLARLRRRVQAGGPRTGPPTRLTGIGTGVFAVLGTLAFGLLDQFLFGGLGTLFGLGFVLVCFQAAVRVRLADLPAAPISGPIAFAVTVGLLAPAQVPGVVGQVLALCSGLAMRAGWLFGGTGLAALIVVARFVAQRRIRRNRG from the coding sequence GTGGAGCAGAGCATCCGTACCCAGCCCCCCGGGCCCCGACGCCGTCCGCCGGCCGCCGGCCGGGGTCGCGAGGCCGCCGTACCCGGGCCGGCCGCGCCGCGTGACGGCGGCGCCGCACGGCCCACCCGACTGCGGCCGGCCGGGCCCGCCCCGTTGCTGGCCCGGCTGCGCCGCCGGGTGCAGGCCGGCGGCCCGCGGACCGGGCCGCCGACCCGGCTGACCGGCATCGGCACCGGCGTCTTCGCCGTGCTCGGCACGCTCGCCTTCGGCCTGCTGGACCAGTTCCTCTTCGGCGGCCTCGGGACGCTGTTCGGCCTGGGCTTCGTGCTGGTCTGCTTCCAGGCGGCGGTCCGGGTGCGGCTGGCCGACCTGCCCGCCGCGCCGATCAGCGGGCCGATCGCCTTCGCGGTGACCGTCGGGCTGCTCGCGCCGGCGCAGGTGCCCGGGGTGGTCGGCCAGGTGCTGGCGCTGTGCAGCGGGCTGGCCATGCGGGCCGGCTGGCTGTTCGGCGGCACCGGGCTGGCCGCGCTGATCGTGGTCGCCCGGTTCGTCGCCCAGCGCCGCATCCGTCGTAACCGGGGCTGA
- a CDS encoding HAD-IA family hydrolase has protein sequence MTATQLSARALLLDMDGTLVNSDAVVERCWRRWAAAQGLDGDHVMSVVHGRQGHLSMAILLPERPVEQNLAENRAMLAAETADTEGIVPVPGAPRFMAELAGLPHALVTSADTGLARVRMAAAGLPYPELAVTAEQVGASKPDPEGFLKAAAALGVDPADCLVFEDSQAGIQAGLAAGMRVVGVGPRAAAHRPTVQVADLTSVRVTRDADGGLLVAL, from the coding sequence ATGACCGCCACCCAGCTCTCCGCCCGTGCCCTGCTGCTGGACATGGACGGGACCCTGGTCAACTCCGACGCGGTGGTCGAACGCTGCTGGCGCCGCTGGGCCGCCGCCCAGGGCCTCGACGGCGACCACGTGATGAGCGTGGTGCACGGCCGGCAGGGCCACCTGTCGATGGCGATCCTGCTGCCCGAGCGGCCGGTCGAGCAGAACCTCGCCGAGAACCGGGCGATGCTCGCCGCGGAGACCGCCGACACCGAGGGCATCGTCCCGGTCCCCGGCGCGCCGCGGTTCATGGCCGAGCTCGCCGGGCTGCCGCACGCCCTGGTCACCTCCGCTGACACCGGCCTGGCCCGGGTCCGGATGGCCGCCGCCGGCCTGCCCTACCCCGAACTGGCCGTCACCGCCGAACAGGTCGGCGCCAGCAAGCCCGACCCGGAGGGCTTCCTGAAGGCCGCCGCCGCACTGGGCGTCGACCCCGCCGACTGCCTGGTCTTCGAGGACTCCCAGGCGGGCATCCAGGCCGGGCTCGCCGCCGGCATGCGGGTGGTCGGCGTGGGACCGCGCGCCGCCGCCCACCGGCCGACCGTCCAGGTCGCCGACCTGACCTCCGTCCGGGTCACCCGCGACGCGGACGGCGGCCTGCTGGTCGCCCTCTGA
- a CDS encoding carboxymuconolactone decarboxylase family protein encodes MTTTKTDTKTDTTTKPEIAVRIAADKLAPAAMRAMVALDRATAGSDLEAGLKELVRTRASQINGCAYCVDSHTADALTGGEEQRRLLLLPVWRETGLFTARERAALALTEAVTRLSEGPVGEQVWGAAAEQFEETELAELLWLITTINAWNRVSVASQAWPVNE; translated from the coding sequence ATGACGACGACGAAGACGGACACCAAGACCGACACCACCACCAAGCCCGAGATCGCGGTCCGCATCGCGGCCGACAAGCTGGCCCCGGCGGCCATGCGCGCCATGGTCGCGCTGGACCGCGCGACCGCCGGCAGCGACCTGGAGGCCGGCCTGAAGGAGCTGGTCCGCACCCGGGCCTCGCAGATCAACGGCTGCGCCTACTGCGTGGACTCGCACACCGCCGACGCGCTGACCGGCGGCGAGGAGCAGCGCCGCCTGCTGCTGCTCCCGGTGTGGCGGGAGACCGGCCTGTTCACCGCCCGCGAGCGGGCGGCGCTGGCCCTCACCGAGGCGGTCACCCGGCTCTCCGAGGGGCCGGTCGGCGAGCAGGTCTGGGGGGCGGCGGCCGAGCAGTTCGAGGAGACCGAACTGGCCGAGCTGCTCTGGCTGATCACCACCATCAACGCCTGGAACCGGGTCAGCGTGGCGAGCCAGGCCTGGCCGGTCAACGAGTGA
- the ychF gene encoding redox-regulated ATPase YchF — MSLTIGIVGLPNVGKSTLFNALTKNDVLAANYPFATIEPNVGVVGVPDARLAVLAKIFGSERILPATVDFVDIAGIVRGASEGEGLGNKFLANIRESDAICQVIRAFQDPDVVHVDGKVSPKDDIETINTELILADLQTIEKVLPRLQKEARLKKESAATLVAVEAAQQILESGKTLFETGFDATPIRDLHLLTTKPFLYVFNVDEEELENEDFKNGLRGLVAPAEAIFLNAKIESELIGMDDDEALELLQSMGQEEPGMATLGRVGFDTLGLQTYLTAGPKEVRAWTIKKGATAPEAAGVIHTDFQRGFIKAEIVSYDDLVECGSIPEARAKGKSRIEGKDYVMQDGDVVEFRFNV; from the coding sequence ATGTCGCTCACGATCGGAATCGTCGGTCTGCCCAACGTCGGGAAGTCGACCCTGTTCAACGCCCTGACCAAGAACGACGTCCTGGCGGCCAACTACCCGTTCGCCACCATCGAGCCCAACGTCGGCGTGGTCGGCGTTCCGGACGCCCGACTGGCCGTGCTGGCGAAGATCTTCGGCTCGGAGCGGATCCTGCCCGCCACCGTCGACTTCGTCGACATCGCCGGCATCGTCCGGGGCGCCTCCGAGGGCGAGGGCCTGGGCAACAAGTTCCTCGCGAACATCCGCGAGTCGGACGCGATCTGCCAGGTCATCCGGGCCTTCCAGGACCCGGACGTGGTGCACGTGGACGGCAAGGTCTCGCCCAAGGACGACATCGAGACCATCAACACCGAGCTGATCCTGGCCGACCTGCAGACCATCGAGAAGGTGCTGCCGCGACTGCAGAAGGAGGCCCGGCTGAAGAAGGAGTCGGCCGCCACCCTGGTCGCCGTCGAGGCCGCGCAGCAGATCCTGGAGTCCGGCAAGACCCTCTTCGAGACCGGCTTCGACGCCACCCCGATCCGGGACCTGCACCTGCTCACCACCAAGCCGTTCCTCTACGTCTTCAACGTGGACGAGGAGGAGCTGGAGAACGAGGACTTCAAGAACGGCCTGCGCGGCCTGGTCGCCCCCGCCGAGGCCATCTTCCTCAACGCCAAGATCGAGTCCGAGCTGATCGGCATGGACGACGACGAGGCCCTGGAGCTCCTCCAGTCCATGGGCCAGGAGGAGCCCGGCATGGCCACCCTGGGCCGCGTCGGCTTCGACACCCTCGGCCTGCAGACCTACCTGACCGCCGGCCCCAAGGAGGTGCGCGCCTGGACCATCAAGAAGGGCGCCACCGCCCCCGAGGCCGCTGGCGTCATCCACACCGACTTCCAGCGCGGCTTCATCAAGGCCGAGATCGTCTCCTACGACGACCTCGTCGAGTGCGGCTCCATCCCCGAGGCCCGCGCCAAGGGCAAGTCCCGCATCGAGGGCAAGGACTACGTCATGCAGGACGGCGACGTGGTGGAGTTCCGCTTCAACGTCTGA
- a CDS encoding type II toxin-antitoxin system Phd/YefM family antitoxin, with translation MKTMTYSESRARYAEVLNAVTDDREEIVITRAGREPVVIVSLEDYQSLKETAYLLRSPANARRLLASIEELETGGGTVRELADPE, from the coding sequence GTGAAGACCATGACCTACTCCGAGTCGCGCGCACGGTACGCCGAAGTGCTCAACGCGGTCACGGACGACCGCGAGGAGATAGTGATCACCCGCGCCGGGCGCGAGCCGGTGGTCATCGTGTCGCTGGAGGACTACCAGTCCCTGAAGGAGACCGCCTACCTGCTGCGCAGCCCTGCGAACGCGCGCCGCCTGCTGGCCTCGATCGAAGAGCTGGAGACCGGCGGCGGGACGGTGCGGGAGCTGGCGGATCCCGAGTGA
- a CDS encoding PLP-dependent aminotransferase family protein, producing MTDDWTTFGVDLHLDLASGQAAGEGARAALERSLREAVRAGRLATGARLPATRALAAELGLSRGTVTAAYEQLVAEGYLIARHGSGTRVAEVVRPQARGGRGGSAPPRHDLRPGSPDVGSFPVAAWLRASRKALGEAGPTAFGYGDPRGRPELRAALADYLGRARGVDAAPGRIVVTTGYVQALALLARVLPPGAFAMEDPGLPFHREVVRHAGREVVPLPVDADGADPSALPSRGIAAAVVTPAHQYPTGVTLRAERRRALAAWARDASALVVEDDYDGEFRYDRQPVGALQGTAPDRVAYVGTAAKTLAPGVRLAWLVLPGDLVEPVMRAKRLTDFQTEALGQLTLAEFLTSHAYDRHVRSGRARYRRRRDLLLQALTGHQVEGVAAGQHVLLALPAQSPPEPLLLQRAAAHGLTFGTLTEHWHTPTTPPHRQGLVLGYGTPRDAAYPPAVAALSALLREELG from the coding sequence ATGACGGATGATTGGACCACTTTCGGGGTCGACCTCCACCTCGACCTCGCCTCCGGACAGGCCGCCGGCGAGGGCGCGCGCGCCGCGCTGGAGCGCTCGCTGCGCGAGGCGGTCCGGGCCGGCCGGCTCGCCACCGGCGCCCGACTGCCCGCCACCCGGGCCCTGGCGGCCGAGCTCGGCCTCTCCCGGGGCACGGTCACCGCCGCCTACGAACAGCTCGTCGCCGAGGGCTACCTGATCGCCCGTCACGGCTCCGGCACCCGGGTCGCCGAGGTGGTCCGACCGCAGGCCCGGGGCGGCCGGGGCGGCTCCGCGCCACCCCGGCACGACCTGCGCCCCGGCTCCCCGGACGTCGGCTCCTTCCCCGTCGCGGCCTGGCTGCGGGCCTCGCGCAAGGCACTCGGCGAGGCCGGCCCCACCGCCTTCGGCTACGGCGACCCGCGCGGGCGGCCCGAGCTGCGCGCCGCGCTCGCCGACTACCTCGGCCGGGCCCGCGGGGTGGACGCGGCGCCCGGCCGGATCGTGGTCACCACCGGCTACGTCCAGGCCCTCGCCCTGCTCGCCCGGGTGCTGCCGCCCGGCGCCTTCGCGATGGAGGACCCGGGGCTGCCCTTCCACCGCGAGGTGGTCCGGCACGCGGGCCGCGAGGTCGTCCCGCTACCGGTGGACGCCGACGGTGCGGACCCGTCCGCACTCCCGTCCCGCGGCATCGCCGCCGCCGTGGTCACCCCCGCCCACCAGTACCCGACCGGCGTGACCCTGCGCGCCGAGCGCCGCCGCGCACTGGCCGCCTGGGCCCGCGACGCCTCGGCCCTGGTCGTCGAGGACGACTACGACGGCGAGTTCCGCTACGACCGCCAACCGGTCGGCGCCCTCCAGGGCACCGCCCCGGACCGGGTCGCCTACGTCGGCACGGCGGCCAAGACGCTCGCCCCCGGCGTCCGGCTGGCCTGGCTGGTGCTGCCGGGCGACCTGGTCGAACCGGTGATGCGCGCCAAACGGCTCACCGACTTCCAGACCGAGGCACTGGGCCAGCTCACCCTCGCCGAGTTCCTCACCTCGCACGCCTACGACCGCCACGTCCGGTCCGGCCGCGCCCGCTACCGCCGCCGCCGGGACCTGCTGCTCCAGGCCCTGACCGGCCATCAGGTGGAGGGCGTCGCCGCGGGCCAGCACGTCCTGCTCGCCCTCCCCGCCCAATCGCCCCCCGAGCCACTCCTCCTCCAACGCGCCGCCGCCCACGGCCTCACCTTCGGCACCCTCACCGAGCACTGGCACACCCCCACCACCCCGCCCCACCGCCAGGGCCTCGTCCTCGGCTACGGCACCCCCCGCGACGCCGCCTACCCCCCGGCGGTGGCGGCACTGAGCGCCCTGCTGCGGGAGGAACTGGGGTAG
- a CDS encoding pyridoxamine 5'-phosphate oxidase family protein has product MGKTYERIDGRLRSFIESQPVFFTATAPLSDEGHVNLSPKGRAGTLAVLDDRTLAYLDFGGSHAETIAHLRENGRITLMWCAFTGPPTVVRVHGRGEPVFRDDPRFADLLGHFEPGADGGGLRAVVLVRAERVSDSCGFAVPVMEYRGDRALHADYFDRKSDPEFAEYCAKKEYVGVSVDGLPGLPLPLPPRP; this is encoded by the coding sequence ATGGGAAAAACCTATGAACGGATCGACGGCCGCCTGCGCTCGTTCATCGAGTCCCAGCCGGTCTTCTTCACCGCCACCGCCCCGCTCTCCGACGAGGGCCACGTCAACCTCTCCCCCAAGGGCCGGGCCGGCACCCTCGCGGTGCTGGACGACCGGACCCTGGCCTACCTCGACTTCGGCGGCAGCCACGCCGAGACCATCGCGCACCTGCGGGAGAACGGCCGGATCACGCTGATGTGGTGCGCCTTCACCGGCCCGCCCACCGTGGTCCGGGTGCACGGCCGGGGCGAGCCGGTGTTCCGGGACGACCCGCGGTTCGCCGACCTGCTCGGCCACTTCGAGCCGGGGGCCGACGGCGGCGGGCTGCGCGCCGTCGTGCTGGTGCGGGCCGAGCGGGTGAGCGACTCCTGCGGCTTCGCGGTGCCGGTGATGGAGTACCGGGGCGACCGGGCGCTGCACGCCGACTACTTCGACCGCAAGAGCGACCCCGAGTTCGCCGAGTACTGCGCGAAGAAGGAGTACGTCGGCGTGAGCGTGGACGGCCTGCCCGGCCTGCCACTGCCGCTGCCGCCCCGCCCGTGA
- a CDS encoding PLP-dependent aminotransferase family protein yields the protein MDRTTVGELALMLRQEITRYSPGEKLPSSRDLMQRHQVSPVTVSRAIAALAAEGLVVSRPGAGVFRAEAPRPAAGLGDTSWQEVALSAEAGVPPARSTDATGVLTTLATAPPEAIDLNAGYLHPSLQPERALAGALARAGRRPGAWSRPPVEGLTELRAWFARDIADGLSAADVLIAAGGQSALSTALRSLAAPGAPVLVESPTYPGVLAVARAAGLRPVPVPVDADGVRTDLLAEAFAASGARLFVSQPLFQNPTGAVLTPERGREVLRIARAAGAFVVEDDFARRLVHADAPDLPPPLAADDPDGVVVHIRSLTKPTSPNLRVAALAARGPALARLRSVQAVDSFFVPRPLQEATLELVGAPAWSQHQRALAEALRERRTALAGALARTHPELLPARIPQGGFNLWVRLLATVTPEALATAALRGGVAVTPGTPYFTAEPPAPQLRLSYAPAESPGHLAEGARRLLHALDQCSLTR from the coding sequence ATGGACCGCACGACCGTGGGCGAACTGGCCCTGATGCTCCGCCAGGAGATCACCCGCTACTCTCCGGGCGAGAAGCTGCCGTCCAGCCGCGACCTGATGCAGCGCCACCAGGTCAGCCCCGTGACGGTCTCCCGGGCGATCGCCGCGCTGGCCGCCGAAGGGCTGGTGGTCTCCCGCCCCGGCGCCGGGGTCTTCCGCGCCGAGGCACCGCGCCCGGCCGCCGGACTCGGCGACACCTCCTGGCAGGAGGTGGCGCTCAGCGCCGAGGCGGGCGTGCCCCCGGCCCGCAGCACCGACGCCACCGGCGTGCTCACCACCCTGGCCACCGCCCCGCCCGAGGCCATCGACCTCAACGCCGGCTACCTGCACCCCTCGCTGCAACCCGAGCGCGCACTGGCCGGCGCACTCGCCCGGGCCGGCCGCCGGCCCGGCGCCTGGAGCCGCCCGCCGGTCGAAGGCCTGACCGAACTGCGGGCCTGGTTCGCCCGGGACATCGCCGACGGCCTGAGCGCCGCCGACGTGCTGATCGCCGCCGGCGGCCAGAGCGCCCTGAGCACCGCGCTGCGCTCGCTGGCCGCGCCCGGCGCACCCGTGCTGGTGGAGTCGCCCACCTACCCCGGGGTGCTCGCCGTCGCCCGGGCCGCCGGACTGCGGCCCGTCCCCGTGCCGGTGGACGCCGACGGGGTGCGCACCGACCTGCTCGCCGAGGCGTTCGCCGCCAGCGGCGCCCGGCTCTTCGTCAGCCAACCGCTCTTCCAGAACCCGACCGGCGCCGTGCTCACCCCCGAGCGGGGCCGGGAGGTGCTGCGGATCGCCCGGGCGGCAGGCGCCTTCGTGGTGGAGGACGACTTCGCCCGCCGGCTGGTGCACGCCGACGCGCCCGACCTGCCGCCGCCGCTGGCCGCCGACGACCCGGACGGCGTGGTGGTGCACATCCGCTCGCTCACCAAGCCCACCTCGCCCAACCTGCGGGTCGCGGCGCTCGCCGCCCGCGGGCCGGCGCTCGCCCGGCTGCGCTCGGTGCAGGCCGTGGACAGCTTCTTCGTGCCGCGCCCGCTCCAGGAGGCCACCCTGGAGCTGGTCGGCGCCCCCGCCTGGTCGCAGCACCAGCGCGCGCTGGCCGAGGCGCTGCGCGAGCGGCGCACCGCGCTGGCCGGCGCGCTCGCCCGCACCCACCCCGAACTGCTGCCGGCCCGGATCCCGCAGGGCGGCTTCAACCTCTGGGTCCGGCTGCTGGCCACCGTCACCCCCGAGGCGCTGGCCACCGCCGCGCTGCGCGGCGGCGTCGCCGTCACCCCCGGCACGCCGTACTTCACGGCCGAGCCGCCCGCCCCGCAGCTGCGGCTCAGCTACGCCCCCGCCGAGTCGCCGGGCCACCTCGCCGAGGGCGCCCGCCGCCTGCTGCACGCCCTCGACCAGTGCTCACTCACTCGTTGA
- a CDS encoding DUF488 domain-containing protein, translated as MARPLVEIRLRRVYDPPEPADGYRVLADRLWPRGLAKERAGLDEWAKDLAPSTELRHWLHEAPEQRGAEFAERYRAELDTPAARARLAALRAHPVLTLLTANKDPRARHTAVLGELLRT; from the coding sequence ATGGCCCGCCCACTCGTCGAGATCCGCCTGCGCCGCGTCTACGACCCGCCCGAGCCCGCCGACGGCTACCGGGTGCTCGCCGACCGGCTCTGGCCGCGCGGGCTGGCCAAGGAACGGGCCGGACTCGACGAGTGGGCCAAGGACCTGGCCCCCTCCACCGAGCTGCGCCACTGGCTGCACGAGGCCCCCGAGCAGCGCGGGGCCGAGTTCGCCGAGCGCTACCGCGCGGAGCTCGACACCCCCGCGGCGCGGGCCCGCCTCGCCGCGCTGCGCGCCCACCCCGTGCTCACCCTGCTGACCGCCAACAAGGACCCGCGGGCCCGCCACACCGCCGTGCTCGGCGAGCTGCTGCGCACCTGA